The DNA region CGGCCCATTGCTTTGTATCACGATATTCCGGGTGGCGTTTGTCGGTCAGCGCGTCGAGAAACTCTTCGTAAGAGTAGGGCCCTCCACAGTCCTCTGGCGGGCACGCTCGCGCTCCGGCAACACAGGCGGGAAAGTCCAGATCTGGTCTTCCGGTTGGTTTGCTAACCTTCTCGACAGTGACGAGGTGCCGCCAGCCATCGCCGAAATCATAAGTGTATATGAACTGATTGCCTTTCTTGACCAGCTCGCCAAGAGTAAAGCTCTTTTCGTCCTTCCGGCCATCGTTTGGGTCCCAGCTGTCGTCACTTTCGTCGCGGGCCTCGAACCTGTCTTCGCCAATCTCGAATTCATGCAAATGATAGTCTTGCCAAGGCATAGCGCCCTGGAGAACGGAATGCAGGATGTCCAAGCTGATGTCATTCGGCACGAGGATCCGGCGCCAGATGGGTGGTTTGATGCCAACAAGTTCGATTTTCAGCTCAATCAAAATGTGTTCCGCCTGTCTCAATGGCCCTGCCGTTGAAGTAACTTTTGATTCTTAAGTTGAAGCATTCAAGGGGAACATTGGCCCCTCCTGCCCTTTGGTCAGGACCGCGCCCTACTCGGTCGGCTGCACGCAGCCGCCCGCCCCGAGCTGAAACGCCGCCTCTCGCTGCGACGTGCTGCTGGCGGTGCAGTCTCCTCCGGAGCCAGCCCGGCCAGCCGTCGCATGGTCGTGGCAACGCTTCATCTCGGCCGTTCCGGTTACGGTCGCTTGGGCGGGCGCGTGACAACATCGATCTCGTATCTCGCGTCTCGGCCGGTGTTGCTCCTTGCTTTGCCGGACGTGCCGTGCCGCCCCGTCATCATAGGTCGCAAACGGCGTTCTACGACCGCCGGATTGCCTTGACCGCAGCTGGCATCAGGCCGGTGATGGTCGTGCTGCGCGGATCGCACGTTACGGGGTGCCGTGGAGGGACCGTTCGAAATCCGGGGGGGGCGGAACGGTGTCGAGGCTTCGACGATCTCCCTGCAGCTCTTCCAGACAACACAGATCGGGTTGCCACGGA from Phaeobacter sp. G2 includes:
- a CDS encoding plasmid pRiA4b ORF-3 family protein, translating into MIELKIELVGIKPPIWRRILVPNDISLDILHSVLQGAMPWQDYHLHEFEIGEDRFEARDESDDSWDPNDGRKDEKSFTLGELVKKGNQFIYTYDFGDGWRHLVTVEKVSKPTGRPDLDFPACVAGARACPPEDCGGPYSYEEFLDALTDKRHPEYRDTKQWAGAFEPEVFSVQQANAAVGAMFVWAKECRGLK